In Zea mays cultivar B73 chromosome 7, Zm-B73-REFERENCE-NAM-5.0, whole genome shotgun sequence, the following proteins share a genomic window:
- the LOC100281149 gene encoding legume lectins beta domain containing protein precursor, with protein sequence MATEMPPLLALFFLCLSLALRPATAVSSPSFALDFFPAAGAIAQLSLSGGATANATAGSVSMPIPDARVQYRTPIAASALRLGFSTYFAFALPHAPSSLAFFLTPSASRSPPALALVFSARHIRLDLAGRTALQTETRHPVPTTASHLHAWIDYYHSNSSSSSADTDTLHVQLAATRIPTANHHPTPTPPLLSYPLHLLPVLRRGPILAGFRTSSGNCTLFSWAFRAAPNRMHSLPLNPADLLTTPPPEREARASQPAPDRRYSSPWGAALSLLLAAAAGAMLTFIVLFLWYYATKRRPVAPVEYPMHPSHVVYEKIVLVGVKDDAAAADAAGNK encoded by the coding sequence ATGGCAACGGAGATGCCGCCGCTTCTCGCCCTCTTCTTCCTCTGCCTCTCGCTTGCGCTGCGCCCCGCCACCGCCGTCTCTTCCCCGTCCTTCGCCCTCGACTTCTTCCCCGCCGCCGGCGCCATTGCGCAGCTCTCCCTCTCCGGCGGCGCCACCGCCAATGCCACCGCGGGTTCCGTCTCCATGCCCATCCCCGACGCACGGGTGCAGTACAGGACCCCCATTGCCGCGTCCGCCCTCCGCCTCGGATTCTCCACCTACTTCGCCTTCGCCCTCCCTCACGCCCCGTCCTCCCTCGCCTTCTTCCTCACACCCTCCGCCTCCCGCTCGCCCCCGGCCCTCGCACTCGTCTTCTCCGCGCGCCACATCCGCCTCGACCTCGCCGGCCGCACCGCCCTCCAGACGGAGACACGCCATCCCGTTCCCACCACCGCAAGCCACCTGCATGCCTGGATTGACTACTACCACAGCAACTCTTCTTCCAGTTCCGCCGACACGGACACTCTCCACGTACAACTCGCCGCCACGCGCATCCCCACCGCCAACCACCACCCGACCCCGACCCCGCCGCTCCTCTCCTACCCGCTCCATCTGCTCCCCGTCCTCCGCAGGGGCCCCATCCTTGCCGGATTCCGGACCTCCTCCGGGAACTGCACGCTCTTCAGCTGGGCGTTCCGCGCAGCTCCCAACCGGATGCACTCTCTGCCGCTCAACCCCGCCGACCTGCTCACCACGCCGCCGCCAGAGCGCGAAGCCAGAGCCAGCCAGCCAGCCCCCGACCGCCGCTACAGCAGCCCCTGGGGCGCCGCACTGTCCCTGCTGCTCGCGGCCGCGGCCGGCGCAATGCTCACCTTCATTGTGCTCTTCCTCTGGTATTACGCGACCAAGCGCCGGCCCGTCGCGCCGGTGGAGTACCCCATGCACCCCTCGCACGTCGTCTACGAGAAGATTGTGCTCGTCGGGGTCAAGGACGACGCCGCGGCTGCCGATGCCGCCGGGAACAAGTAG
- the LOC100384566 gene encoding uncharacterized protein LOC100384566: protein MAPPPKPAESSTNKKKVTPAEVAFLVDRYLAENGFNAALAAFRSEAAHIYSPTKYSKKTPKRLIPLADILHDYIALKEARVAIESAMQAMQSLVSTYYASGSSSAAPPHMNMNMNMMMPPLPPPHAATGAQPSSPPLFFYAPNSSSPPSQGTAGHASPLVHHYAHASAAGLVHNSSSDLSTPAPTSLPTNKKRKASGKTAAASASKRSCIAPNTTTDAKGRAVPAAFQPSNHQKNMGSAAQPTSAQHSAPLQTSSVAKSLFAPLPPPAHSSPYTPQQQDQPAAAYPSATPACAVAQQEIGPSQCSIVSSSKTLIVSPLKGSAYYAVERSYHLSSPLKPTARSSPLKPTTRKLNFDCTELGPCEQICDKASASASSDEDKQYDFDMDFTNFDICDGEFSFSELLLDFDLDNEGVLNASTSDQVQRLEPAAAAASGHMAAGPVLPDSVKPVAADSAQELNPQGATAVTSVRAITKRIKIVSPAKGRAAS from the exons atggcgccgccgcccaAGCCAGCCGAATCTTCCACCAACAAGAAGAAGGTCACCCCCGCGGAGGTCGCATTCCTCGTCGACCGCTACCTGGCCGAAAACGGATTCAACGCCGCCCTCGCCGCGTTCCGCTCCGAAGCCGCGCACATCTACAGCCCCACCAAATACAGCAAGAAGACGCCCAAGAGGCTCATCCCGCTCGCCGACATCCTCCACGACTACATCGCCCTCAAGGAGGCCCGCGTCGCCATCGAATCCGCAATGCAGGCCATGCAATCTCTCGTTTCCACCTACTACGCATCCGGCTCCTCGTCCGCTGCTCCGCCTCATATGAACATGAACATGAACATGATGATGCCTCCCCTTCCCCCGCCTCACGCCGCCACCGGTGCCCAGCCGTCATCGCCGCCGCTCTTCTTCTACGCGCCGAATTCTTCGTCGCCTCCGTCACAAG GAACCGCCGGCCACGCCTCGCCTCTCGTTCATCACTACGCTCACGCATCCGCCGCGGGCCTTGTCCACAACTCCTCCTCAGATCTGTCCACTCCAGCTCCCACCTCTCTGCCCACTAATAAAAAGAGGAAGGCTTCAGGGAAGACCGCCGCCGCTTCAGCCTCCAAGAGATCCTGCATTGCTCCTAATACAACCACCGACGCAAAGG GTAGAGCTGTACCCGCGGCGTTTCAACCGTCGAATCATCAGAAGAACATGGGTTCCGCTGCCCAACCAACTTCAGCTCAACATTCAGCTCCACTCCAAACTTCATCTGTTGCAAAGAGCTTGTTTGCGCCGCTCCCACCTCCGGCccactcttctccctacacgccgcaGCAACAAGATCAGCCTGCTGCTGCTTATCCGTCTGCAACTCCAGCGTGTGCCGTTGCCCAACAGGAAATCGGCCCCTCCCAGTGCTCTATCGTTTCTTCTTCCAAGACCCTCATCGTCAGCCCTCTCAAAGGGAGCGCGTACTATGCTGTCGAGAGGAGCTACCATCTCAGCTCCCCCTTGAAACCGACCGCCCGCAGTTCCCCCTTGAAACCAACCACCCGCAAGTTGAACTTCGATTGCACCGAGCTAGGTCCCTGTGAGCAGATTTGCGACAAGGCCTCTGCCTCTGCCTCCTCCGACGAAGACAAGCAATATGACTTTGACATGGATTTCACGAACTTCGATATATGTGATGGTGAATTTTCGTTTTCTGAGCTCCTGCTTGACTTCGATCTTGACAATGAAGGTGTCCTGAACGCTTCCACAAGTGATCAAGTTCAAAG GCtagagcctgctgctgctgctgctagtgGTCATATGGCAGCGGGTCCTGTTCTACCTGATTCAGTGAAGCCAGTCGCAGCAGATTCTGCTCAGGAATTGAATCCCCAAG GAGCGACCGCTGTTACTTCTGTCAGGGCTATTACGAAGAGGATAAAGATTGTGAGCCCTG CCAAGGGCCGGGCAGCTTCTTAG
- the LOC103631856 gene encoding laccase-14 has protein sequence MTQQRELEQHCVGVASLAAFLSALKGNMARLPSTAANFHLAIVLCLLHHLINDYLLADAAIVEHTFHVGNLSVQRLGQSQVITAVNGQFPGPKIEARDGDTVVVHVVNLSPYNLSIHWHGILQRLSCWADGPNMVSQCPIRPAAGTYTYRFNVTGQEGTLWWHAHVSFLRATVYGALILHPAAPSSYPFPTPHGEATILLGEWWNVSVVDVERQALLMGAGPNNSVALTINGLIGAGGGGGSENSSSSSSSQYELAVQRGRTYLLRIINAALNYELFFKVANHSFTVVAADACYTDPYHTDVIVIAPGQTVDALMRADADPGRRYYMAAQVYQSLANATYSAATTALLTYLPDASGSDDEQPTLMPTMPAFNDSATAQSFYASLTGLLQDGVPLHVDTRMLVTFGLGATPCASAQTLCNRTLGSVAASMNNVSFQLPTTMSLLEAHMRGAPDGVYTRDFPDRPPVMFDFTGDAMAANRSFMLTSKGTKVKTLRYNETVEVVLQNTAVLGAENHPLHLHGFNFFVLAQGPGNFNAHRHVRKYNLVNPQQRNTVAVPGGGWAVIRFTADNPGVWIMHCHLDAHLPFGLAMAFEVEDGPTPDAVLPPPPPDYPRC, from the exons ATGACACAGCAGAGAGAGCTTGAGCAACATTGTGTTGGTGTTGCATCGCTTGCTGCTTTTCTATCTGCTCTGAAAGGCAATATGGCTCGGCTCCCAAGTACTGCTGCTAATTTCCATCTCGCCATCGTCTTGTGCTTGCTCCATCACCTCATAAACGACTACTTGTTGGCTGACGCTGCCATTGTTGAGCACACCTTCCAT GTGGGCAACCTGAGCGTGCAGCGGCTGGGGCAGAGCCAGGTGATCACCGCGGTGAACGGGCAGTTCCCAGGCCCCAAGATCGAGGCCCGCGACGGCGACACGGTGGTGGTGCACGTCGTCAACCTCTCCCCCTACAACCTCAGCATCCACTGGCACGGCATCCTGCAGCGCCTCTCCTGCTGGGCGGACGGGCCCAACATGGTGTCGCAGTGCCCCATCCGCCCCGCCGCCGGCACCTACACCTACCGCTTCAACGTTACCGGCCAGGAGGGAACGCTGTGGTGGCACGCCCACGTCTCCTTCCTCCGTGCCACTGTCTACGGCGCGCTCATCCTCCACCCCGCGGCCCCGTCGTCCTACCCGTTCCCGACACCCCACGGCGAGGCCACCATCCTACTCGGCGAGTGGTGGAACGTCAGCGTCGTCGACGTCGAGAGGCAGGCACTCCTCATGGGAGCAGGACCCAACAACTCAGTCGCGCTAACTATCAACGGCCTCATTGGTGCCGGCGGTGGTGGCGGCAGCGAGaacagctcctcctcctcctcctcccagtATGAACTCGCCGTGCAGCGCGGCAGGACGTACCTGCTCCGCATCATCAATGCCGCTCTCAACTACGAGCTCTTCTTCAAGGTCGCCAACCACTCCTTCACCGTCGTCGCCGCCGACGCCTGCTACACCGACCCCTACCACACGGACGTCATCGTCATCGCGCCGGGACAGACGGTGGACGCTCTCATGCGCGCCGACGCCGACCCGGGCCGCCGCTACTACATGGCCGCACAGGTGTACCAGAGCCTCGCAAACGCCACCTACAGCGCCGCCACCACGGCACTCCTAACCTACCTGCCGGACGCCTCGGGGTCGGACGACGAGCAGCCGACGCTGATGCCTACCATGCCAGCGTTCAACGACAGCGCCACCGCTCAGAGCTTCTACGCGAGCCTCACGGGGCTGCTGCAGGACGGGGTGCCGCTCCACGTGGACACGCGGATGCTGGTCACGTTCGGCCTGGGCGCCACGCCGTGCGCGTCGGCGCAGACGCTCTGCAACCGGACGCTGGGCTCCGTGGCGGCCAGCATGAACAACGTCTCCTTCCAGCTCCCGACGACCATGTCGTTGCTGGAGGCGCACATGCGGGGCGCGCCGGACGGCGTGTACACGCGCGACTTCCCCGACCGGCCGCCGGTGATGTTCGACTTCACGGGCGACGCCATGGCGGCCAACCGGTCGTTCATGCTCACGTCCAAGGGCACCAAGGTGAAGACGCTGCGGTACAACGAGACGGTGGAGGTGGTGCTGCAGAACACGGCCGTCCTTGGCGCCGAGAACCACCCGCTGCACCTCCACGGCTTCAACTTCTTCGTGCTGGCGCAGGGCCCGGGCAACTTCAACGCGCACAGGCACGTCCGCAAGTACAATCTCGTCAACCCGCAGCAGCGCAACACCGTCGCCGTCCCTGGCGGCGGCTGGGCCGTCATCCGCTTCACAGCGGACAACCCGGGCGTCTGGATCATGCACTGCCACCTGGACGCGCATCTGCCCTTCGGCTTGGCCATGGCCTTCGAGGTTGAAGACGGGCCCACGCCCGACGCCGTGCTCCCGCCGCCCCCGCCAGACTACCCGCGCTGCTAG